The following are from one region of the Desulfuromonas acetexigens genome:
- a CDS encoding lipocalin family protein: protein MKHILLTLSLLLTTACSASLPPLKTIDNVDIQRFMGAWYVIACIPTFIETEAYNAVETYRLDPDGSIDTVFTFNKGGFDGPRKRYNPRGFIVDTVNNATWGMRFVWPFKAEYLITHLNEDYTQTVIGRNKRDYVWIMARSPQIPEADYLRLVKELEGQGYDITKLRRVPHLPPNNGTQP from the coding sequence ATGAAACATATCCTTCTGACGCTTTCCCTGCTGCTGACGACCGCTTGCAGCGCCTCTTTGCCGCCGCTCAAGACGATCGACAACGTCGACATCCAGCGTTTCATGGGGGCCTGGTATGTGATTGCCTGCATTCCGACCTTCATCGAGACCGAGGCCTACAACGCTGTCGAGACCTACCGGCTTGATCCGGACGGCAGCATCGACACGGTCTTCACTTTCAACAAGGGGGGCTTCGACGGCCCGCGCAAACGCTACAACCCGCGCGGCTTCATTGTCGATACGGTCAATAATGCGACCTGGGGGATGCGGTTTGTCTGGCCGTTCAAAGCCGAGTATCTGATCACTCACCTCAACGAGGATTACACCCAGACCGTCATTGGTCGCAACAAGCGCGACTATGTCTGGATCATGGCCCGCAGCCCGCAGATTCCCGAGGCGGATTATCTGCGGCTGGTAAAGGAGCTGGAGGGGCAGGGCTACGACATCACCAAACTACGCCGGGTGCCCCATCTCCCGCCGAACAACGGAACCCAGCCATGA